From a region of the Negativicutes bacterium genome:
- a CDS encoding phosphomannomutase/phosphoglucomutase, translating into MALFHACDIRGVALSELTIEMAQKIARAIGVKLQNKKVVVGGDIRTTTVTFKDIIIAGLKASGCEVIDIGIVATPVFYYAIKTQMAEGGVMITASHNPAQYNGFKLVLGENPVKEADIKEIERLVQVDAKVDGNGVVTTIDIIDDYINYISAKAKKGQLKVVLDAGNGAVSKIAPNLFRACGYDVVELFCEPDGNFPNRSPNPSIPTNLGALCQKVLETNADLGVAFDGDGDRAAFVDENGRAVDNDDILVLLSRYYLQQGSGNIIYDAKCSMVVPEEIAKAGGRAIMARAGHTFSKMAFIKEKAFFAGEISGHFFFSELGNDDGMFGGIKVAEYVMQKGKLSQLIDEIPNYLVTPEYRIHYKHNDKEEVLAEIAEKLKEYNPNLIDGVRIEFADGWGMIRASVTEPLFTLRFEAKSQQQLAQIRELLLTAIPTEVASAVRAQIALEL; encoded by the coding sequence ATGGCATTATTTCATGCTTGTGATATTAGAGGCGTGGCCTTAAGTGAGTTAACAATAGAGATGGCACAAAAAATTGCCAGAGCTATTGGTGTAAAATTGCAAAATAAAAAAGTTGTAGTAGGTGGTGATATCAGAACTACTACGGTAACTTTTAAGGATATTATCATAGCAGGTTTAAAAGCTTCTGGCTGTGAAGTTATTGATATTGGTATTGTAGCGACTCCGGTTTTTTATTACGCAATTAAAACTCAAATGGCCGAAGGTGGAGTGATGATAACCGCTTCTCACAATCCGGCTCAATATAACGGTTTTAAATTAGTATTAGGAGAAAATCCGGTGAAGGAAGCAGACATCAAAGAGATTGAACGCTTGGTGCAGGTCGATGCTAAAGTTGATGGTAACGGTGTTGTTACGACTATTGATATTATTGATGATTACATTAACTATATTAGTGCTAAAGCGAAGAAAGGTCAGCTTAAAGTGGTGTTGGATGCCGGCAATGGAGCGGTGTCTAAGATTGCCCCAAACTTGTTTAGAGCTTGTGGTTATGATGTAGTAGAACTGTTTTGTGAGCCTGATGGAAACTTCCCTAACCGCTCGCCGAATCCGTCTATCCCGACTAATTTAGGAGCGCTATGTCAAAAAGTTTTAGAAACAAATGCGGACTTAGGGGTGGCGTTTGATGGCGATGGTGATCGAGCGGCCTTTGTTGATGAAAACGGTAGAGCTGTTGACAATGATGATATTTTAGTATTGTTGTCACGCTATTATTTGCAACAAGGCAGTGGCAATATTATTTATGATGCCAAATGTTCAATGGTGGTGCCGGAAGAAATTGCTAAGGCCGGGGGTAGAGCTATTATGGCAAGAGCCGGTCATACCTTCAGCAAAATGGCATTTATCAAAGAAAAAGCATTTTTTGCCGGCGAAATCAGCGGACACTTTTTCTTTTCAGAATTAGGTAACGACGATGGAATGTTTGGCGGAATTAAAGTAGCGGAATATGTGATGCAAAAAGGTAAATTGTCGCAATTGATAGACGAAATTCCTAATTACCTAGTGACACCGGAATATCGGATTCACTATAAACATAATGACAAAGAGGAAGTTTTAGCCGAGATAGCAGAAAAACTAAAAGAGTATAACCCCAATTTAATTGATGGCGTCAGAATAGAATTTGCTGATGGCTGGGGAATGATTAGAGCTTCGGTAACTGAACCACTCTTTACATTACGGTTTGAAGCAAAAAGTCAGCAACAGTTAGCACAAATCAGAGAGTTATTATTAACGGCGATACCAACTGAGGTAGCGAGCGCGGTAAGAGCACAAATAGCGTTAGAACTTTAA